A part of Chanos chanos chromosome 9, fChaCha1.1, whole genome shotgun sequence genomic DNA contains:
- the LOC115821621 gene encoding guanylate-binding protein 1-like, translating to MVNSRPAAAVGNSMYKQSQWTTRSPRGKRIVTISPTEAMPAPVCLIDNDAHGSMRVRREALEILDQITQPVVVVAIVGLYRTGKSFLMNKLAGKHNGFALGATIESETKGIWMWCVPHPTKVGHTLVLLDTEGLGDVEKGDEKHDNWIFCLAVLLSSTLVYNSMGTIDNHALEKLHYVTELTEHIKVKSGTREGDDQSTEFMSYFPSFVWTVRDFTLKLELKGQPVTADQYLDNALKLKTGSSKNIEMYNLPRRCLREFFSPRKCFVFDRPASVEKMWQMEQLTDADLKPSFLKEAEDFRNYIFNNAQAKTMRGGLGLTGRMLGTLAETYVKAISSGQVPCLDNAVESLSQIQNKRAVTEALDFYKSEMSRNVQLPTETQEDLSEIHTDIQREAVEIFINNSFNDFEQKHQIELMRSLQSVYEEYCRENVETSRKKSKSVISHVFSSLETELQRGSYMQPGGYAEFRYALDKATRLYRSKKGHGLKKEEVLKEYLSEKEKIGFNILAADKSLTEAQQEIERKRRESEAMEWQQRFLEEQNRIKDQQIMDQQRAYDENISQLLMKMEREQQNAKQEYERLLNARLKEQKDLLEQGFGYRAEQMQREIDSLREKKKSSQSSFVDTAWEAASTVLEVAGTAAMIMLPGPAKLLGFGLSAASKFFSSRK from the exons ATGGTTAACAGCAGACCTGCAGCAGCAGTGGGTAATAGCATGTACAAACAATCGCAATGGACAACAAGGAGTCCCAGAGGCAAGAGG ATAGTGACCATCAGCCCCACAGAAGCGATGCCAGCGCCAGTGTGTCTGATAGATAATGACGCGCATGGGTCCATGCGCGTCAGGAGAGAAGCACTTGAGATTCTGGATCAGATCACACAGCCTGTGGTGGTTGTAGCTATAGTTGGACTGTACCGCACTGGCAAATCCTTTCTCATGAACAAACTGGCAGGAAAACACAACG GCTTTGCCCTGGGAGCCACCATAGAGTCTGAGACCAAAGGCATCTGGATGTGGTGTGTGCCTCACCCCACTAAAGTAGGACACACTCTAGTGCTGCTGGATACTGAGGGACTGGGAGATGTGGAAAAG GGTGATGAGAAACATGACAACTGGATCTTCTGCCTGGCTGTTTTACTCAGTAGTACTTTGGTCTACAACAGCATGGGGACCATTGATAACCATGCCCTGGAGAAACTGCA CTATGTCACAGAACTGACTGAGCACATCAAGGTGAAATCAGGAACAAGAGAGGGTGATGACCAGTCCACAGAGTTTATGTCTTATTTCCCATCGTTCGTGTGGACGGTTCGAGACTTTACTTTGAAACTCGAGCTAAAAGGTCAACCCGTCACTGCAGACCAATACTTGGACAATGCTCTGAAGCTCAAGACAG GGTCATCCAAGAATATTGAGATGTACAACCTACCACGCCGCTGCTTGCGTGAGTTCTTTTCTCCTCGCAAGTGCTTTGTGTTTGACCGTCCAGCAAGTGTGGAAAAGATGTGGCAAATGGAGCAGTTAACAGATGCAGACCTAAAGCCCAGCTTTTTGAAAGAGGCTGAGGATTTCCGCAACTACATCTTTAATAATGCTCAAGCCAAGACCATGAGAGGAGGCCTTGGACTGACTGGCAGAA TGTTAGGGACCCTGGCAGAGACATATGTTAAAGCAATCAGCAGTGGGCAGGTGCCCTGTCTGGACAACGCTGTTGAGTCACTGTCACAGATTCAGAATAAACGTGCTGTAACCGAAGCCCTGGATTTTTATAAGAGTGAGATGAGTCGAAATGTCCAACttcccacagaaacacaggaggACCTGTCTGAAATCCATACAGATATACAAAGGGAGGCAGTTGAAATCTTCATCAACAATTCTTTCAATGACTTCGAGCAGAAACACCAGATTGAGCTCATG AGGAGCCTGCAGAGTGTCTATGAGGAGTACTGTAGAGAAAATGTGGAGACATCTCGCAAAAAGAGCAAGTCAGTTATATCTCATGTATTTTCCTCACTGGAGACAGAACTGCAGAGGGGGTCCTACATGCAGCCTGGGGGCTACGCAGAATTCCGCTATGCCCTGGATAAAGCGACTAGGCTGTACAGATCAAAGAAAGGCCATGGACTCAAA aAGGAGGAGGTGCTCAAAGAGTACttgagtgagaaggagaaaatTGGATTCAACATTCTGGCAGCAGACAAGTCCCTCACAGAAGCCCAGCAGGAGATTGAAA gGAAGCGGCGGGAATCTGAGGCAATGGAGTGGCAGCAAAGGTTTCTTGAGGAGCAGAACAGGATCAAGGATCAACAGATCATGGATCAGCAGAGAGCCTATGATGAGAACATCAGTCAGCTGCTGATGAAGATGGAAAGAGAACAGCAGAATGCCAAACAGGAATATGAGCGATTGCTGAACGCCAGACTGAAG GAACAGAAAGACCTGCTGGAGCAGGGATTTGGATACAGAGCTGAGCAGATGCAGAGAGAAATCGAcagcctgagagagaagaaaaagtcgTCTCAGTCTTCTTTCGTTGACACAGCATGGGAAGCAGCAAGCACAGTACTGGAAGTGGCAGGGACAGCTGCCATGATAATGTTACCTGGACCCGCAAAATTATTAGGATTTGGCCTGTCTGCAGCCTCTAAGTTCTTTTCTTCACGTAAATGA